One Terriglobales bacterium genomic window carries:
- a CDS encoding DUF3300 domain-containing protein, with translation MRSERWTFRSPLAILCSIALLPGDTLADPLQSAAAPVAAPQSQRATIPADQLDSLVAPIALYPDPLLAQVLAASTYPLELIQLQQWITKNKNLKDKALADAVSKQPWDPSVQALAALPDVVNRLANDIQWTTDLGNAFLAQQNDLMNAVQRMRKKAKDKGSLKSTEQQVVETRVVEKKEVIVIEQANPQVVYVPSYDPVVVWGAAPYYYPYPPIYYPPAGYYAAGMALSFGVGVMMGAFWGGGWGWGCGWGGNNDITINRNNNFNRNSNIGGGNRNNIGGGNRPSQLPSGGRGNAGNRGNLGGAGGNRASQLPANASGKWQHNPSHRGGAPYRDRATADKFGGTARGDSLSRRQASARQQVGRQGGNLSSSRSGGGAGAGNRAGGSAGGGSFGSRGGNGAGNRSSGGFGSSGLGGSPERIGSRDLSRSGGQNRDAFGGGTRGYSGSNARSSSSRGSSSFGSRGGGGFSGGGSRGGGRRR, from the coding sequence ATGCGGTCTGAGCGCTGGACGTTCCGATCTCCGCTGGCGATCCTCTGTTCGATTGCTCTCCTGCCGGGAGACACCTTGGCCGATCCGTTGCAATCTGCAGCAGCTCCAGTGGCTGCGCCACAAAGTCAGCGTGCCACGATTCCCGCCGATCAGCTTGATTCACTGGTTGCGCCTATCGCTCTCTATCCCGACCCATTGCTGGCCCAGGTGCTGGCTGCGTCCACTTATCCTCTTGAATTGATCCAGCTCCAGCAGTGGATAACTAAGAACAAGAATCTCAAGGACAAAGCGCTGGCCGATGCCGTCTCGAAACAGCCTTGGGACCCGAGCGTCCAGGCGCTCGCAGCTCTTCCCGACGTGGTAAACAGGCTGGCGAACGACATTCAATGGACCACGGACCTGGGCAATGCCTTTCTTGCACAGCAGAACGATCTGATGAATGCAGTTCAGCGCATGCGGAAAAAGGCCAAGGACAAGGGCAGTCTGAAATCGACCGAGCAACAGGTCGTCGAAACCAGAGTCGTCGAGAAGAAAGAAGTAATCGTAATCGAGCAGGCCAATCCGCAAGTCGTGTATGTGCCCTCCTACGATCCGGTCGTTGTATGGGGGGCAGCACCCTACTACTATCCGTATCCTCCAATCTACTATCCGCCGGCTGGATACTACGCGGCAGGAATGGCGCTCTCCTTCGGAGTCGGCGTGATGATGGGCGCGTTCTGGGGTGGAGGCTGGGGCTGGGGATGCGGATGGGGCGGCAACAACGACATCACCATAAACAGGAACAATAATTTCAATCGCAACTCGAACATTGGCGGCGGCAACCGCAACAATATCGGCGGTGGGAACCGGCCATCGCAGCTGCCCTCCGGTGGTCGCGGAAACGCCGGCAACCGGGGCAATCTCGGCGGAGCTGGAGGCAATCGCGCTTCGCAGCTTCCCGCAAATGCAAGTGGCAAGTGGCAGCACAATCCTTCACATCGCGGCGGTGCCCCATATCGGGACCGAGCAACTGCGGATAAGTTTGGTGGCACGGCGCGCGGAGATTCACTTTCCCGGCGTCAGGCGAGTGCGCGTCAACAGGTGGGCCGCCAGGGCGGCAACTTGTCGAGCTCCCGGTCGGGGGGTGGCGCCGGCGCCGGCAATCGCGCAGGTGGTAGCGCCGGCGGAGGCAGCTTCGGCAGTCGCGGAGGTAATGGCGCCGGCAACCGAAGCAGTGGTGGCTTTGGTAGCTCCGGTCTTGGTGGTAGTCCGGAGCGCATCGGCAGCCGGGATCTCTCGCGCAGCGGTGGCCAGAACCGCGATGCCTTTGGCGGCGGCACCAGGGGATACAGCGGATCGAATGCGCGCAGCAGCAGTAGTCGCGGATCTTCCAGCTTTGGTTCTCGTGGTGGCGGAGGCTTCAGCGGTGGCGGTTCCAGAGGCGGCGGACGGCGCAGATAG
- a CDS encoding DUF2950 domain-containing protein, with product MRSASAHTNLSRLGYIVATTASLLLPVAFAAEPKAAPKATSAARTSASLAEKFASPKQAADALVAAAEKFDVDTLTKIFGPEGKDIVLTGETPRDKQHAADFAAQAREKESISVDPKTGNRAFLLVGDEDWPFPAPLVKSGGKWSFDAKAGRQELLYRRIGANELDAIQLCDGYVEAQHAYAMQPRAGYDANQYAQRIISTPGKQDGLAWQNSDGTWGGPVGEKIAQAIEQGYKTGSEYHGYYFKILKGQGPAAPLGRMDFVVKGVMIGGFALVAAPAKYAVTGVRTFVVSHDGVVYEKDLGPNTLDQFHKMELFNPDNSWTPEQQQDE from the coding sequence ATGAGATCGGCATCTGCGCACACAAATCTCTCCCGACTGGGTTACATTGTCGCGACTACTGCGAGCCTGTTGCTGCCGGTGGCTTTCGCCGCCGAGCCAAAGGCCGCCCCGAAGGCAACGTCCGCCGCCCGCACTAGTGCTTCCTTAGCCGAAAAGTTTGCTTCCCCAAAGCAAGCTGCAGATGCGCTGGTAGCGGCAGCGGAGAAGTTCGACGTCGACACATTAACCAAGATCTTCGGTCCCGAAGGCAAAGACATTGTCCTCACTGGAGAAACTCCCCGGGACAAGCAGCACGCTGCCGACTTCGCCGCTCAGGCGCGAGAAAAGGAAAGTATTTCAGTAGATCCTAAGACGGGAAACCGCGCATTTCTTCTGGTTGGCGATGAGGACTGGCCCTTTCCCGCACCGCTGGTGAAGAGCGGGGGCAAATGGTCGTTCGACGCAAAAGCCGGCCGCCAGGAACTCCTCTACCGCCGGATCGGTGCAAACGAGCTGGATGCAATTCAGCTTTGCGACGGCTACGTGGAGGCACAGCACGCTTATGCCATGCAGCCGCGCGCGGGCTACGACGCGAACCAGTACGCGCAGCGCATCATCAGCACTCCCGGAAAACAGGACGGCCTAGCCTGGCAAAATTCCGACGGTACATGGGGTGGTCCAGTGGGTGAAAAAATTGCTCAAGCGATCGAACAGGGCTACAAGACCGGGTCGGAGTATCACGGCTATTACTTCAAAATCCTGAAGGGACAAGGTCCGGCTGCTCCGCTCGGACGAATGGACTTTGTGGTGAAGGGCGTGATGATCGGTGGCTTCGCCCTCGTCGCTGCGCCAGCCAAGTACGCGGTAACTGGAGTTAGGACTTTCGTCGTCAGTCACGACGGCGTCGTGTACGAGAAGGATCTTGGGCCAAATACCCTCGATCAATTCCACAAGATGGAGCTCTTCAATCCAGACAACTCCTGGACCCCGGAACAGCAACAAGACGAATAG
- a CDS encoding transporter yields MKRLLFACFALAVVHIPHLACAQFTDPRNYNNTPVGMNQLKLGYVYAHANSSIDTSVIVTGAKLNAHQGTLDYTRYFGLLHRLMWLEATVPIAGLSGSIPGTNVQTSTTGAGDSSYQVAMLLKGGSALSVAQFENYKPSTTVGVSFTLTAPTGLYHPDKVLNLGSDRWSFKPEVGIAHPFGPEQKWEFDGYANIYFFTDNTSYRGREVLRQHPLPGVEGHISYAFNDNLWASFDTRYSSRGTTFLNGVDQNNPQQNFLLGSEMNLSFNPRNSLVFTFAKALVHNNGPAVVGFSVRYDYIWGRGYR; encoded by the coding sequence ATGAAACGGCTGCTCTTCGCCTGCTTCGCACTAGCCGTTGTCCACATCCCTCACTTGGCCTGCGCTCAGTTCACCGATCCTCGAAATTACAACAACACTCCCGTTGGCATGAACCAACTCAAGCTTGGCTATGTATACGCGCACGCCAACTCCTCGATCGATACTTCTGTCATTGTCACGGGTGCCAAATTGAATGCTCATCAGGGGACTCTCGATTACACACGCTATTTCGGCTTGCTTCATCGCCTGATGTGGCTGGAGGCGACTGTTCCTATCGCCGGCCTCAGTGGTTCAATTCCAGGCACGAACGTCCAGACCTCCACTACGGGCGCAGGAGACTCCAGCTATCAGGTGGCTATGTTGCTGAAAGGCGGTTCAGCGCTCAGCGTAGCGCAATTCGAAAACTACAAGCCGAGTACCACTGTGGGAGTGAGCTTCACCCTCACAGCACCTACGGGCTTGTACCATCCTGACAAGGTACTCAACCTCGGTTCCGATCGCTGGTCGTTCAAGCCTGAGGTCGGGATCGCGCATCCATTTGGGCCTGAGCAGAAATGGGAATTCGACGGATACGCGAACATCTACTTCTTCACCGACAACACTTCGTACCGTGGCCGTGAGGTCCTGCGGCAACACCCGCTACCAGGAGTTGAAGGACACATCAGCTATGCGTTTAACGACAACCTTTGGGCTTCCTTCGATACGCGCTACTCCTCTCGCGGCACTACGTTTCTCAACGGGGTCGATCAGAACAATCCACAACAGAATTTCCTGCTCGGAAGTGAAATGAATCTATCCTTTAATCCCCGAAACTCGCTGGTTTTTACATTCGCGAAGGCGCTGGTGCACAACAATGGTCCGGCGGTCGTCGGCTTCAGCGTGAGGTATGACTACATCTGGGGTAGGGGGTATAGGTAA
- a CDS encoding sigma-70 family RNA polymerase sigma factor, protein MKYAASLERMALEQDERISEVVNREQSRLRNFIRRRVPDPRDVEDILQDVFYELVEANRLLMPVEHVTGWLFRVARNRITDLFRKKKPESFSDTAIAHDEDDELQLEDMLPSPDAGPEALFARSVLLDELALAFEELPKEQREVFVAHELEGRSFKEIAAETGVTVNTLLSRKRYAVLHLRERLRSIYDELRKA, encoded by the coding sequence GTGAAGTACGCAGCGAGCCTGGAGCGCATGGCACTCGAGCAGGACGAGCGGATCTCCGAAGTCGTCAACCGGGAGCAGTCCCGGTTGCGCAACTTCATCCGCCGGCGCGTGCCTGACCCGCGCGATGTTGAGGACATTCTGCAGGACGTCTTCTACGAACTGGTAGAAGCAAACCGCCTGCTGATGCCGGTCGAACACGTCACCGGCTGGCTGTTTCGCGTGGCGCGAAATCGCATCACCGATCTCTTCCGCAAGAAGAAGCCGGAGAGCTTCAGCGATACAGCCATTGCGCACGACGAGGACGACGAACTACAGCTCGAAGACATGCTGCCTTCGCCCGATGCGGGACCGGAGGCGCTTTTCGCCCGCAGCGTGCTTCTCGATGAACTCGCGCTGGCGTTCGAGGAGCTGCCCAAGGAACAGCGCGAGGTATTTGTTGCGCACGAGTTGGAAGGGCGCAGCTTTAAGGAGATCGCAGCCGAGACCGGCGTGACCGTGAACACGCTGCTCTCGCGCAAGCGCTATGCGGTGCTGCATCTGCGTGAGCGATTGCGAAGCATCTATGACGAACTTAGGAAAGCTTGA